In Streptomyces sp. ML-6, the genomic stretch CTACACGGCGCGGGACGCCGAGGGCAACGTGTGGACCTTCGGGACGTACGCGCCGGGGTCGGCGGACTGACCGCCGGGCGGGCCTCCGGGAGCGGGACGGGGCCGCTGCCGGGCCGGCCCGTGCCGCACCCGCTCCCGTGGAACACGGGCCGGGCGCGGCACGCGCCGGGTCACGCGCCCCCGGTGTGCACCTGGAACGCGGCCCGGCGCACCGCCTTGGCCAGTGCGGGGTCCGGGTGCGCGGCGGCCAGCGCCACCAGCACCTGCACGGTGCGCGGGTGGCCGACGGCCCGTACCTCGTCCAGCAGGGCCGGGACCGTGCCCTGGACGGCCGAGTCGAGGTGCCGGACCAGCAGTCCGGTCTCGCCGTGGTCGGCGACGGCCGCCGCGGTGTCGACCCAGAGCCAGGTGGCCTCCTCCCGGCTGAGGACGTCCTGGGCGTCCTCGGGGTCGGCCCCGTCGTACTCGGCCAGCCAGAGCAGCGCGTAGGGGCGCAGCGAGGGGTCGTCCGCGACGGCGCGCACCTCGGGCTCGGCGGGGGCGCCGACGACCCGGAGCGCCTCGAAGGCGAGTCCCCGCAGCAGCGCGTCCTCGCCGCGGGCGACGGCGAGGAGTTCGGCGACGGCGCTGCCTACGGGGCGGGCGGCCAGCCAGGCCCGGTACTCGTCGCGGGCCGGTCCGGGGGTGAGCCGGGCGCAGCCGAGCAGCATGTCGGCGGCGGACTGCTCGATGTTCCCGGCCGGGCTCTGGGCCGCGACGCAGATCTGCTCCAGCTTGACCCAGACCGCCCAGTTGCCGAGCGGGGTGAGGGTGGCGTGCCCGGTGCCGAGGGTGAGGGCGCCGACGGCGGCCAGTCCCTCCAGGGCCCAGTCCAGCAGGGCGGCGGGGTCGGCGGGCGGGGCGGGCTCGGCCGGTGCGGGCAGCGGCTGCGGCCCGTACGGCACCTCGCAGCGTTCCTCGCGGAGTTCCGCGACGCGCTGGCCGAGCAGGTCCAGCAGGGCGGGCACGGTGACCGGGCCCGCCGAGAGCTGGAGGAGGGAGAGCACCTGCGGCACGGCCTCGACGGCCTCGGCGACCGCGGTGGACTCGATGTCCTCGGGCGCCGGGTGGACGAGCGACCAGGCGTCGAACAGCGCCACCCAGCCGCGCAGGACGGCGGAGTCGTCGCGGTCCCAGGCGCGCAGCCGCCAGCCGGGGCGCGCGGTGTCGCCGTGCAGTTCGACCAGGCCGGCGAGTCTGGCCCGGTCCCAGCCGGAGCGGATCTGGGCCGGGGACAACTCCAGGGCCGTCGCGGCCCGTTCGAGAGCCTGGGCGGCGAGCGGTGGCGCGCCGGGAATCGCGCCGTCGGCCGCCCAGCGGGCGATCCGTACGGCATCGGCGAGAACCGTCCTGGCCTGGCGGGCCAGTTCGGACCGGGGCGGGGTGCCCTCCGGTGGTCGGGGGGCCGGCCTGGTGCGCCGGGTGGTCACGGCCTTGCGCGCAGTGGCAAGGGGTCGCGGGCGGACAAGTCGCAGCCTGGAGTCGCGCGGGGTACGGGACGTCACGGGGAGCAGTCTTGCTCCTGACCGCCCGAAAGCCCAAACGGAGTCCGGATTCCCGGTGGAGGAGGTGACGGGCCGGATCGGGAACCAAACGCCCGATCCCTCCCATCGGGTCACATCAGGGGCGTCAGGAAACGGCGCAGCGTCTCCTCGTAGCGGTCCGGGTCGGCGTTCCACATCGCCGCGTGCGGAGCCTGCTCCACGGTGTGCAGGGCGATCAGCTCGGGGCGGCGGGCGGCGAGGTCGCGGGACGGCTGCCAGGGGGCCAGCCGGTCGTCCGGTCCGTGGAAGATCACGGCCGGGGCGCGCAGGGCGGCGGCCAGGGAGCCGTCGAGGAGCCGGGCGCCGTGCAGTCCGGTCTGCCCCTGGGCGGCGCGGACGGCGAGCGGCAGCAGCGCGGCGGGGACCCCGCGGGCGACGGCGAGGGCGCGCAGCGTGGTGGCCCAGTCCAGGACCGGTGAGTCGAGGACGAGGCCGCAGATCCGGTCGCGGAGCGCGGAGTTGACGGCCGCGTGCAGGGCCATGGAGGCGCCGGTGGACCAGCCGTGCAGGACGACCTTCTCGGCTCCGTACCGCACGGCGAAGCGGATCGCGGCGTCCAGGTCGCGCCACTCGGATTCGCCGAGATGGGCGAGGCCGTCGGGGGGCCGCGGGGCTCCGGCGTCGCCGCGGTAGGCCAGGTCGAGGACGGGCAGGCGCAGGCCGTGCAGGAACCTCATGAGGTTCATGGGGTGTTCCCTGGTGGTGCCGAGGCCGTGCACGGTGATGACCCAGGTGTCGCGGTGGCCGGGCAGGAACCAGGCGGGCAGGGCGCCGAGTTCGCCGGGGATCTCGACCTCGTCGTGGCCGAGACCGAGGGCGGACCGGGGGTCGCCGCTGTGCAGCTGTGGGGTGATCCGGACCTTGATGCCGGGTTCCAGGCTGCCCCGGCTGACGCGTTCCAGCCGACGGACGACGGTGTCGGGGGCGTGGTGGGCGTTCTCGAGCACCGGGCCGACGACGGCATGGACGTCCTTGCCCACCAGGCCGTACGTGCCGGGGCGCAGCGCGGCGAAGGAACGGGTCAGGGTGACCTGTCCGGCCGCCGTGGCGTGCACGGTGAGTCTGCGGTCGGCGGGCAGGGGCCGTCCGGACGGCGCCCTGAGGGCGGCGTCGCTGGCGTACCGGCCGGCCGCGACCGCTGCCGCACCGATGCCGAGGATGGTGGTGACGGCTGCTGCCGTAACTGTTGCCGGGCGCACCGCTCCAGTGTCGTGGGGGGCGCGGCACCGTGCCAGCGGACGGGGCCGTCCGGGTCCGGGCGGGCCCGGTCCGGGCGGGCCCGGTTCGGGCGAGCGGGCAGGGCGCGGAGGGGGCCGGACGGGTCCGGACGAGTAGGCCGGGCGTGGCGGGTCGGGCGAGTGGGCAGGGGCGTGGCGGGTTGGGCGAGTGGGCAGGGGCGTGGCGGGTCGGGCGCGGCGGGTCAGCCCGGCTGTCCGTATCCCTTGAGCGCCTCCTGGACGTCGCTCAGCTGGGCCGGGGAGAGCAGGCTCGGGGTGCGGCCGGGCACGGAGCTCGCGGCGAGCCAGAGCCGGCAGAGCCATTCCAGCTGGGCGGTGCGGTCGTAGGCCTCGTCCAGGGTGGCGCCGTGGGTGACCGTGCCGTGGTTCTGGAGCAGGCAGCCCGTGCGGTCCCGCAGCGCGGTGAGCATGTTCGCGGCCAGTTCGTCGGTGCCGTAGCGCGCGTAGGCCGCGACCCGGACGGTCCCGCCGAGCATGGCGGCGGCGTAGTGGACCGGCGGGACCTCGGGGACCAGGGTGGAGACGGCCGTGGCGTGCACCGCGTGGGTGTGCACGACGGCGGACGCGTCGGTGTTCCGGTAGACCGCGAGGTGGAGCGGGAGTTCGCTGGTCGGGGCCAGTTCGCCCAGGACGCGGCGGCCCGCCAGGTCGACGCCGACGACGTCCTGCGGGCCGAGCCGGTCGTACGGCACTCCGCTCGGTGTGACCAGGACCGTGTCGCCGACCCGTGCCGACACGTTTCCCGAGGTCCCGACGACGAGGCCCTCGGCCGCCGTCCTGCGGGCGGTGGCGACGACACCGTCCCAGGCCCGCCCTATCGCGTCCCGCTGCTGATCGCTCATGCGCCGATCCTGTCAGGCCGGAGGGCGGACGGACATGCGATCGGCCGGGACGGACGCTCCGGGGCCCGGTCGATGGCCCATTCCTTTCCCCCGCGGGCGGGCGGCTCGCGGCCCGGGGGGCGGCCTCGGCGGAGCGAGAGGTTCCGGGTGGGGCCGGGGGCCGGTCCCGCCCGGAGGCCGCACGTACTGTCGAACGGATGACAGGGCCCCGCCGTCGCCCGCACAAGGAAACAAGCGGAATGACACCAATCGCTTGGCAACACCACAGCGCCCTGCCCAGTTCACCTTCCGTTCACCAAGGTTGCCTACGGTTTACGCACCAATAACGTCGAACGATTGCCTGGGTAAATGGAACACATCACGCTGCTCCTCGCGATTGTGATCGTGACAGCTCTAGTGTTCGATTTCACGAACGGTTTCCATGACACCGCGAACGCGATGGCGACGACCATCTCGACCGGTGCACTCAAACCGAAGACAGCGGTGGCCATGTCCGCCGTTCTCAATCTCGTCGGCGCGTTCCTGTCGGTGGAGGTCGCCAAGACGATCTCCGGCGGGATCATCAACGAGGACGGGCTGCGCACAGAAGTGATCTTCGCGGCTCTCGTCGGCGCCATCCTGTGGAATCTGCTGACCTGGCTGGTCGGACTGCCGTCCAGCTCCTCGCACGCCCTGTTCGGCGGCCTGATCGGCGCGGCCGTCATGTCGGCCGGCTGGTCCTCCGTCAACGGCGGCACCGTCGTCACCAAGGTGCTGCTCCCCGCGGTCGCCGCCCCGATCGTCGCCGGACTGGCCGCGCTGCTGGCCACCAGGCTGACGTACCGGATCGGCGGGAAGATCCGCAACGACGCCCAGGAAAAGGCCACCGCCAAGGGTTACCGCGCCGGTCAGATCGCCTCGGCCGGACTGGTCTCCCTCGCCCACGGCACCAACGACGCACAGAAGACCATGGGCATCATCACCCTGGCCCTGGTCACCGGCGGCGTCCTGAGCCCCGGTTCCAACCCCCCGGTCTGGGTGATCGTGTCCGCCGGTCTGGCCATCGCCCTCGGCACCTACCTGGGCGGCTGGCGCATCATCCGCACCATGGGCAGCGGCCTCACCGACCTCAGGCCGCCGCAGGGCTTCGCCGCCCAGACCAGTGCGGCCACGGTCATCCTGGCCTCCTCGCACCTCGGCTTCTCCCTCTCCACCACCCAGTCCTGCTCCGGCGCCGTGATGGGCGCGGGCCTCGGCCGGCAGGGCGGCGTGGTCCGCTGGTCCACCGCCACCCGGATGTTCGTCGCCTGGGGCCTGACCCTCCCGGCCGCCGGCCTGGTCGGCGCGGGCGCCGAACTCCTCACCAAGCAGGGCACCTGGGGTGTCGTCGTCGTGGCGGCGCTGCTGGTCGCGGGCTCCGGCTCGATCTGGCTGATCTCGCGCCGCAAGCCGGTCGGCCACGGCGACGTCGCCCCGTCGGACGGCGACGTCGAGCCCGCGGGCGTCGTCACCACGGCCATCGCCGCCGTCAGCCCGCCGCCCACCACGGCCCAGGCACCGGTCCAGAACCTCAC encodes the following:
- a CDS encoding class II aldolase/adducin family protein — translated: MSDQQRDAIGRAWDGVVATARRTAAEGLVVGTSGNVSARVGDTVLVTPSGVPYDRLGPQDVVGVDLAGRRVLGELAPTSELPLHLAVYRNTDASAVVHTHAVHATAVSTLVPEVPPVHYAAAMLGGTVRVAAYARYGTDELAANMLTALRDRTGCLLQNHGTVTHGATLDEAYDRTAQLEWLCRLWLAASSVPGRTPSLLSPAQLSDVQEALKGYGQPG
- a CDS encoding inorganic phosphate transporter, with product MEHITLLLAIVIVTALVFDFTNGFHDTANAMATTISTGALKPKTAVAMSAVLNLVGAFLSVEVAKTISGGIINEDGLRTEVIFAALVGAILWNLLTWLVGLPSSSSHALFGGLIGAAVMSAGWSSVNGGTVVTKVLLPAVAAPIVAGLAALLATRLTYRIGGKIRNDAQEKATAKGYRAGQIASAGLVSLAHGTNDAQKTMGIITLALVTGGVLSPGSNPPVWVIVSAGLAIALGTYLGGWRIIRTMGSGLTDLRPPQGFAAQTSAATVILASSHLGFSLSTTQSCSGAVMGAGLGRQGGVVRWSTATRMFVAWGLTLPAAGLVGAGAELLTKQGTWGVVVVAALLVAGSGSIWLISRRKPVGHGDVAPSDGDVEPAGVVTTAIAAVSPPPTTAQAPVQNLTATIVAPAATTTTQDPARPATV